In Phaeobacter inhibens DSM 16374, the following proteins share a genomic window:
- a CDS encoding BufA1 family periplasmic bufferin-type metallophore translates to MSNTAKSLAVAGAVAAALTSAMVTPAAAQSKEKCYGVSLAGQNDCAAGPGTTCAGTSTVDYQGNAWTLVDAGSCEGMDLPAMADGGDRKGSLEPLERDLPA, encoded by the coding sequence ATGTCCAACACTGCAAAATCCCTCGCCGTCGCTGGTGCCGTTGCTGCCGCGCTGACCTCTGCCATGGTCACCCCAGCCGCCGCTCAGTCCAAAGAGAAATGCTATGGCGTCTCCCTGGCTGGCCAGAATGACTGCGCCGCCGGTCCCGGCACCACCTGCGCCGGCACCTCCACCGTTGACTATCAAGGCAACGCCTGGACCCTGGTGGACGCAGGCAGCTGTGAAGGCATGGACCTGCCTGCAATGGCGGATGGCGGCGACCGCAAGGGCTCGCTGGAGCCGCTGGAGCGTGACCTGCCTGCATAA